TAAGGATAAGTTAAAGCAGATAAAAGGGACGCAAATATACTTCAATACGTAcattttagttttctttgtaGTACAAAGTCAAGGTTTTACATCAATTTTCTCCAGCTGCTTCAGTTTATTGTAGCAAGACAACctattgttttcccttttctattaCAATTGAATTATAGTATGTATAATAAAATAACCCCTTGTGTTAATACTGCAGAGAAAACTTGCCCAAACTGAAGCATTGGCCGGCAGTCAATGAAACAGCCAAAAAGAACAGAGACTTTCTCCAGAAATAGAACATGTTCGCTCCATCTAGTAAACTTGTTAAGCCTAGTGTTTTCCCAGCGATTAATTCTGTACCTACTTTATACGGGCAGACTCCCACAGGgaagtctatttatatacacattttgtaaTTTGATTTGTTTACTAACTTACACTGGTGGGGCGAAATGTGTATGTGAAAttagatgtgtatacacatatacacatatacatatgcacatgcacatgcacacacacacacacacacacacacacacacacacacacacacacacacacacacacacacatatatatatatatacacacacacacacacacacacacacacacacacacacacacacacacacacacatatatatatatatatatatatatatatatatatatatatatatgtgtgtgtgtgtgtgtgtgtgtgtataaatagtcaCGGAAGTGGGTTGGGTTGCTCTCTTCCAGGAGAACTTCAGTGAGAAAAGTACGCATTATGACGGACGAACTTCAGCATGGCGAGCCCTTTATCTAACGTCAGTCTCTCATTCGGATTCTTCTTTAAAAACCTTACCGCGGTCGGTTTCAGTAATAACGGATATGTCATGAAGTCGCAGATAAAGTTGAACAAGTACCCGACGGAGAAGGCATCTTAGGCGGGCGAGATCTGGATCCTGTGGAAGATCTCGGGGGCCAGCCACGGCAAGTCGTAGGCTTGACGTTAGTAGCAGAACGGTTCTCCAATTTTGACAGCGTTACCAAAGTCAATCAGATGCACCTTCCGGTACTCGTCGACTATGATGTTGTCCTGTTTCAGGTCATTGTGAATGATGTCTTTCTGATGGACTTCCCTCACCTTGACGCAGATGTCAATGGCGATGTCCATTAACTCTTTGTCAGTCCTACGCCTCAACAGGAAGTCATACAGAGTCAGACGTCCCTCGTAGGAGATAAGCATGGCCAAGGGATTTAAGCAGAGGCCGAGGGCCTCGGGGCTTGACCCGGCACCCTATAGGAATAACAAAATATCAAATTCCTTAATAAAGTACTTTTGGCTGGCGTATACACTAGCTTTTTTCAGTACAACCTACCTCCTGTTCCAACGGACGAGTGTAGCAGAGCCGAAATGGCCCTGCCCGAGGACCGCTTCTTAGGTCTTGCAAACTGCCTCCATCTACTCTGTCTTCAGCATAGGGAAGCCAATCCGCTTCAGGAATACGTGCATGCGCGCTTCTAGAGCTGCCTGCTTTTTGGTCGAATAGACCCTCTTGGCAGCCATCGTTATCGGCTCCCTATTCCATGTGGCTGCGGGAGGGCAGGCACTGGCGGAAACGACGGCCTGGCGGTACTGGCGAGCAGCCTGTCTTCCTTCGTTGGCGAAGGTCTTACGGACGTCTTGAAGTTTCGACATTTCACTTCTATTAGcgctaattatatttgttatacttTAATTTATAAGTTAGGTTGGGTTTACTTTTCTATATGTGAGTAAGCcttcgtgtgtatgtttgtgcgtatgtgtgtgtgtgtgtttgtgtgtgtgtgtgtgtgtgtgtttgtttgtttgtttgtgtgtttgtgcgcgtgtgtgcgtatgtgtttttttgtatgtgtgtgtgtatgtgcgtgtttgtatgtatgtttgtttgtgtgtgtgtgtgtgtgtgtgtgtgtgtgtatgtgtgtgcgtgtgtgtgtgtgtgtatgtgtgtgcgtgtgtgtgtgcgtgtgtgtgtgtgtgtgtgtgtttttttgtttgtttgtttgtttgtttaagtgtatgtgtgtgtgtttgtgtgcgtgtgtgcgtaagtgtttttttttgtatgtgtgtgtgtgtgcatgtttgtatgtatgtttgtttgtgtgtgtgtgtgtgcgtgtgtatgtgtgtgtgtgtgtgtatgtgtgtgtgtatgtgtgtgtatatatgtgtgtgtgtgtgtgtgtgtgtatgtgtgtgtgtatgtgtgtgtgtgtgtgtgtgtgtgtgtgtgtgtgtgtgtgtgcgtgtgtgcgtatgtgtgtttgttttgtatgtgtgtgtgtgcctgtttgtatgtatgtttgtttgtgtgtgtgtgtgtgtgtgtgtgtgtgtgtatgtctgtgtgtgtgtgtgtgtgtgtatgggtgtgtatgtgtgtgtgtgtatgtgtgtgtgtgtgtgtgtttgtgtgcgtgtgtgcgtatgtgttttttttatgtgtgtgtgtgtgtgcgtgtttgtatgtatgtttgtttgtgtgtgtgtgtgtgtgtgtgtgtgtgtgcgcgtgtgtgtgtgtgtgtatgtgtgtgcgtgtgtgtgtgtgtgtgtgtgtgtgtgtgtgtgtgtgtgtgtgtgtgtatgtgtgtgtgtgtatgtgtgtgtgtgtgtgtatgtgtgtgtgtatgtgtgtgtgtatgtgtgtgtatatatatgtgtgtgtgtgtgtgtgtgtgtgtgtgtatgtgtgtgtgtatgtgtgtgtgtgtgtgtgtgtgtgtgtgtgtgtgtgtgtgtgtatgtgtgtgtgtgtgtgtgtgtgtgtgtgtgtgtatgtgtgtgtgtgtgtgtgtgtgtgtatgtgtgtgtgtgtgtgtgtgtgtatgtgtgtgtgtgtgtaggtgtgtgtgtgtgtgtgtgtgtgtatgtgtgtatgtgtgtgtgtgtgtgtgtgtgtatgtgtgtgtgtgtgtgtgtgtgtgtgtgtgtgtgtgtgtatgtgtgtgtgtatgtgtgtatgtgtgtgtgtgtatgtgtgtgtgtgtatgtgtgtgtatgtgtgtgtgtgtatgtgtgtatgtgtgtgtgtgtgtgtgtgtgtgtgtgtgtgtgtgtatgtgtatgtgtgtgtgtgtgtgtgtatgtgtgtgtgtgtgtgtgtgtgtgtatgtgtgtgtgtgtgtgtgtgtgtatgtgtgtgtgtgtgtgtgtgtgtatgtgtatgtgtgtgtgtgtgtatgtgtgtgtgttgtgtgtgtgtatgggtgtatatgtgtgtgtgtgtttgtgtgtgtgtgtgtgtgtgtgtgtgtatgtgtgtgtgtatgtgtgtgtgtgtgtgtgtatgtgtgtgtgtgtgtgtgtgtgtatgtgtgtgtgtgtgtgtgtgtatgtgtgtgtgtgtatgtgtgtgtgtgtgtgtgtgtgtgtgtgtgtgtgtatgtgtgtgtgtatgtgtatgtgtgtgtgtgtgtgtgtgtatgtgtgtgtgtgtgtgtgtgtatgtgtgtgtgtgtgtgtgtatgtgtgtgtgtgtgtgtgtgtgtatgtgtgtgtgtgtgtgtgtgtgtatgtgtgtgtgtgtgtgtgtgtgtgtgtgtgtgtgtgtgtgtgtgtgtgtgtgtatgtgtgtgtgtgtgtgtatgtgtgtgtgtgtgtgtgtgtgtgtgtgtgttgtgtgtgtgtgtgtgtgtgtgtgtgtgtgtgttgtgtgtgtgtatgtgtgtgtgtatgtgtgtgtgtgtatgtgtgtgtgtgtgtgtgtgtgtgtgtgtgtgtgtgtgtgtgtgtgtgtgtgtgtgtgtgtgtgtgtgtgtgtgtttgtgtgtgtgtttgtgtgtgtgtgtgtgtgtgtgtgtgtgtgtgtgtgtatgtgtgtgtgtatgtgtgtgtgtgtatgtgtgtgtgtgtatgtgtgtgtgtgtgtgtgtgtatgtgtatgtgtgtgtgtgtgtatgtgtgtgtttgtatgtgtatgtgtgtgtgtatgtgtgtgtatgtgtgtgtgtgtatgtgtgtgtatgtgtgtgtgtgtgtgtgtgtgtgtgtgtgtgtgtgtgtgtgtgtgtgtgtgtgtgtgtgtgtgtgtgtgtgtgtatgtgtgtgtgtgtgtgtatgtgtatgtgtgtgtgtgtgtatgtgtgtgtatgtgtgtgtatgtgtatgtgtgtgtgtgtatgtgtgtgtgtgtgtgtgtgtgtgtatgtgtgtgtttgtgtgtgtatgtgtgtgtgtatgtgtgtgtatgtgtgtgtgtgtgtatgtgtgtgtatgtgtgtgtgtgtatgtgtgtgtgtgtgtgtgtgtgtgtgtttgcgtgtgtgtctgtgtttgcatttatgtttgtttgtttgtgtgtgtgtgtgtgttaagtttgtgtttgcttttctgtATGTGAGCAAGcctttgtgtgatgtgtgtggatatgtgtgtgtatgtgtgtgtatgtgtgtgtgtgtatgtgtgtatgtgtgtgtgtgtgtgtgtgtgtgtgtgtgtgtgtgtatgtgtatgtgtgtgtgtatgtgtgtgtgtatgtgtgtgtgtgtgtgtatgtgtgtgtgtgtgtgtgtgtatgtgtatgtgtgtgtgtgtgtgtatgtgtgtgtatgtgtgtgtatgtgtgtgtgtgtgtgtgtgtgtgtgtgtgtgtgtgtgtgtgtgtgtgtgtgtatgtgtatatgtgtgtatgtgtatgtgtgtgtgtgtatgtgtatgtgtgtgtgtgtgtgtttgtgtgtgtgtttgtgtgtgtgtgttgtgttgtgtatatatatatatatatatatatatatatatacatatacatacacacacacacacacacacggctcatCGCCATCTGTGGGCGTTTTTGGAAACCACCTGTGCGGATCTCATCCCTGGAGCTTTTTATCTTATGTTTTTTATACGAGTTTTCCTTGaatgtttgtttcgttttatctttggtttcgttcttttactcttttttttcattattttgtttttactactTTTAGAGAAATATGCTCACTATAGCAAATGCAAGCCATATAAAATGAATGAGAATAATTAAgctaaaatagacagataatataaacaaagaaataaaaccacGTGATAATGACTGACTATAATTTCCAACTTGGGAATATAAAACAAATGGAAAGAGgttataaatacaaagataaaactTACAGACATACTAAAAGGGCTTCAGAGTCGTGGCGAGTGGGTTGTGCTGTAATAACACGCCTTTGCTACCAAATCGCTTAAAACTGCCACACTGTTCAAGGGTCCATACTCTGCAAGTCCCTCGTTGAAAAAATAGAAGTACACTAAGGTATGAACCATCTGTGAGATCTTTTTGTCACAGATTCATGACAGCCTCCCGTAATGGGTCAGATAATGCCGTAATGGTACTGTTACTGGAGAGATCAACCTGTCTGCGCTTAACAACAGCCGGGGGAAAGTAATGGGTGCGATCACTGGCGGATAATGGGTCCTCGCATGCTGAGTCTTGTAACCGCGAAGGAACTGGCTTTCTCTCTAATCAAATCCACGTTCCAGGTTATCCACGGTTCCCTTACAAAAGCGTTccccaaacattttttttctctttagagcctgaattttttttttttttcatcgttgttGGCCAGGCGATCCACGTCACGCTACAAATCTCTATTCCTCGTAAACGACATTCACTattaccccccaccctcccgcagaaaatgattatattcatttatttgtattttaacaAACATTCTCATTCCCAGCCATCCGCAAGCCTCAGGAACACGCCGTCGCGCGAATCATTTTGGCGGCGACCTTAGGCTTGGAACCCACGCTCTTACACCGCTCCCGACGAGGTCTGCGTTCCATCCATAGCTCTTTTCTTCGGCCACTTCTCTGAGATTGTCTGGCCGCTGTGAGGGCTTGCTCATTACGccctgtgtgtgggggtgttgttcgtgtctctttcagtctctgcCTTTAAGTTCTTCCTTTTTTGTATcgatgtttgtttctgttttcctgtCCGTTTGTCTGCAGGCTTGCTTTAAATTGGCAATATGAATTCACCTTTACCTAGTTCACGAAGGCACAAAACTATTCGCTTTATAAGAAAACAGCTGCTTATAAAATTCTTATGCGTTATTCCATATGAACGCTTAAATAaaaagtttgttatttttttaaaaagttttatgaAGTTTCAGTTCTTATATTTGCTAAGTTTGATGTTATAGCTGTAACGGACTCGTAAACATTAACTTCTGAATTGTAAAGGTTGCATGTCATataagcttttttttctcttactcttctccccACTATACagatctcttttccttttatctccctctctctatatctttcaacCCTTcagccatctatctctccatctatcgtaactctctctctctctccccccccccctctctctctctctctctctctctcttccttttctccatctgtATCTCTTATAATCtgactgactatctgtctgtctatcttctgtctgtctatttgtctgtccgtctctcttcctcgctctctaacTCTCAGTGATTTACaaccctctctctttgtgtgtttctgtctgtatgtgtgtctgtctatccgtccgtccgtctctctctctctctctctctctctctctctctctctcttctctctctctctctctctctctctctctctttctctctcactctcagtaatTTACaaccttctctctgtgtctgtctctgtctatctatctgtctgtctgtttgtctgtctacctgtctgtctatctctcacactctctcttttttatatatctatccatctacctatctgattatctatctatctatttctatctatctgtgaatatggctatctatctatctatttatctatcttattaccTATCTACAAGTATGTTGTCACCTCCTCTTCCGTGTATTTATTCTtgaaaaaaagcacaaaaaaaaacacagacaaaccacAACGAAAGAATCTTTTCTTAATCACAcaaggccaagagagagagaaaaaaaaaacgagaaactaGCGCCTCTTCCAATGAGAAGAACTTTAATGCTTTAACTgatatgtgttttatgtgtttaaaTCACGTCTCGAGGTATTTATTATCTGTCGAAAGGTATTGATGATGGGCGATGTGTAACCAAACAAAGAGATTTTCCAAAATCCAAGTAATTTAGCACTTACTGCTCGAACGCCGTTGCCGTTCACTTTGCCTTCCTCGTTGCGTGGGCTTCTGTGGCCTTAAACACTGTAATTGTATGCTGTCTATCCACAAGGTTGTAGCCCGCTCGGCCATGCATATGTTTTGATTTGTGggttttatgcatgtatacatacaaaaatgtatatgtttgcaaacatacgcacacatacacacgaacacacacatacacacacacaaacacacacaaacacacaaacacacacacacacacacacacacgaatacataaacacacacacacacacacacacacacacacacacacacacgaacacacatttcatatatgtatatgcgtgctaATTTAAGGCACACAAAGCCTCTTGATTGTATGCTCAGGTGAGAGATCGGAGAGGGCCAAGAGGTGTGTAAAAAATGATATGTGCTTttgtaggtctatatatatatacagaaaatgcaATGTTGTGTTCTGTTTCGAGTTAAGGTATAAAgaaataatttcatgtttattgcgCAAATAGTTGTATTTACTAAGATATGGTAGATAAAGTTTGGTTTTAAATAATCCTTTTAAACAGACCTGCTCTCAATCTGTACGTAGTAACAATGTCACGGTATTGATTTGCTTGAAATGACTCATAACGTGTAATACTTTTTCAGAAGTACGTGAGTTTCAGTCACCGTTTTTACATATATCTTCTTGTCATTCTTTCTATGAGCTGGGCTTCTAACAGGGATGAGTCAGACGACGCACACTCTTGAAgacctatttttgtttttacttttatgttttcaaaacacacacacacacatgtattatatatatatatatatatatatatatatatatatatatatatatataaaaatatatatatatacacaccaacatatatatatatttcgtgtggATTTCGTGTGTGTGGCTCGGCagtcatgtgatatatatatatatatatatatatatatatatatatatatatatatatatatatatatatgcatacatacacacacacacacacacacacacacacacacatacatatatatatatatatatatatacatatacatatgtatatttatgtatgcatataatatatatacatataaatgtatacataacatatatatatatatatatatatatatatatatatatatatgtacagatatatatgtatatatgtatgcatgtgtatagaatatgtttatatttacacatatatatgtatatatatgtatatatacatatacatacatacatgtatatatatatgtatatattcatatacatacatatatatatatatatgtatatatatacatatatatatatatatatatatttttttttttttttttttttttcaaattattatatatatattttttaacagccattcattccactgcaggacctaggcctctctcaattcacgattgaggggttatatggcagtgccaccattgcctgattggatgcccttcctaatcaaccgcggttcggcgcgctgaacacctgtgccacggcggcgatttcccctacgacacctgcgtttgacttctcagagtgcaggcattttttacgactgccgctgcgaggaattgtactcgggaccatgagggtcggagtccagttctctaacaactggaccatcgcggcagtcatatatatatatatatatctatatatatatatatatatatatatatatatatatatgacacacacacatatgtatatatatatatttgtgtgtgtgtgtgtgtgtgcacagacacacacatacacacacaaattatgtatgtagatatatatatgtgtgtgtgtgtgtatgtatgtatacatacgtgtgtatacatatatatatatatatatatatatatatatatatatatgtatatatatatatatatgtatgtgtgcatgtgtgtgcgtgtgtatgtatatatatgtgtgcttgtgtgtgcgtgtgcgtgtgtgtgtgtgtgtgtgtgtgtgtgtgtgtgtgtgtgtgtgtgtgtgtgtgtgtgtgtgtgtgtgtgtgtgtgtgtgtgtgcgtgtgtgtgtgtgtgtatatgtgtgtgtgtgagtgtgtgtgtgtgtgtgtgtgtgtgtgtgtgtgtgtgtgtgtgtgtgtgtgcgtgtgtgtgtttgtatatatgtatgtatgcagataagcgtgtgcgtttgtatatgtgtgggtgtgtgtgtgcatgtgtgtataagaaGGTTCGTCTATCAAGTTTTCCTCCATATTCAGAACAGCGGgatataaagaggaaagaaactgCTAACACGAGTTGGGTGAAGGAGAGTGTGTTATATATAGAAGATGGTATATTTTCAGGATAATTTTGGGCGGAAAAAGCGCGAAAAATCTGGGAGATGAACATAAACTTCGGGAGAAATGTTCACTCTCTTGATTGGTCTACCTGCCATTTTTGTTTCCCGAGCGCGCGTAGCTTGGGGGGATTATGACGTCATTACAACACATTCGATTCTCGACGTAGCTTGTAAATGAAAGTTGTTCTTTTAAATCTCTGTTATTTTAATTGCCTTTGCagtagatacatatttatttattgttatatatatatttttttaagtttaatCCGTAGGTGCTCAGATGAAAATGATGtgtgcatttgagtgtgtgtgtgtgtgtgtgtgtgcgtatgtgcgtgtacatatacaatcTATATCACGAAAGTTTATGAGTTTTATGGTAAACTAATCTGTTATAGTGGAAAACAAAGATAATTTTAATAACCCTCGCGGTACAATTGTAAAGGTGTTAACGGAAGATACAGAGCTTATGTATCATGATACAGTACAAACTTAAAAGCTAATATTTTTAACTTTGTTTCATGTGTCTGCGGGACCAAGCCTTGGCATTGGATACATATAGTTTAGTTTCTTATttgacacatatacacaacacgaacacaaacacttatgtggatgtacacacacacacacacacacacaaacacacacacacacacacacacacacacacacacacacatatatatatttatatatatatgtatatatatgtatatgtatatatacatatatatacatatttatttatatatatatgtatatatatgtatatgtatacacacacatatatatatatatatatatatatatatatatatgtatatatacatatacatatatatatatatatatatatatatatatatatacatatatatatatatttatttatatatatatatatatatatatatatatatgtgtgtgtgtgtgtgtgtgtgtgtgtgtgtgtgtgcgtgtgtgtatgtatatatatatatatatatatatatattcatattcacacacacacacacacacacacacacacacacacacatatacatatatgtatgtacatttacacgcatcaagatagataaataaatagatagataaatatatatatatatataaatatatatatatatatatgtgtgtgtgtgtgtgtgtgtgtgtgtatatatatatatatatatatatatatatatatatatatatttatatatatatatatatatatatatatatatatatatatatatacatacacacacagacacacacacacacatatacatatatgcatgtacatttacacGCAtcaagatagataaatcaatagatagataaataaatggattgaaagacagacagagagatagacagatagataggtggatatatatatattaatcatttaATCATTAATTTATCCATTCATATCTATCTTCTCCTACCTTTCTGTGACCCacaaatgacaacagcaacacgagcacaaaaaaacaaaaaacaaaacaaaacaaaaaaacaagtgaaaagcgGTTACAATAGCCAGGTCAGTCTTCAGTGAgggatacggatatatatatttttttcagtattttaacTTTAATTGTCCATACCTTGCACAGCCAATATGGTCATGATTgttgataatactgctaataatgattgcAGTAAAACCTATATAGTaagagcaatagtaatgataatgataatattaatggtaacaatagtaataccactacaactaactaactaactaataataataataataataataataacaataacaataataatgataataataataataataataataataataacaataataataataataataataataataatgataataacagtaatga
Above is a window of Penaeus chinensis breed Huanghai No. 1 chromosome 19, ASM1920278v2, whole genome shotgun sequence DNA encoding:
- the LOC125034972 gene encoding serine/threonine-protein kinase-like protein At5g23170 codes for the protein MSKLQDVRKTFANEGRQAARQYRQAVVSASACPPAATWNREPITMAAKRVYSTKKQAALEARMHGAGSSPEALGLCLNPLAMLISYEGRLTLYDFLLRRRTDKELMDIAIDICVKVREVHQKDIIHNDLKQDNIIVDEYRKVHLIDFGNAVKIGEPFCY